The Colletes latitarsis isolate SP2378_abdomen chromosome 1, iyColLati1, whole genome shotgun sequence genome has a segment encoding these proteins:
- the LOC143346580 gene encoding xylosyl- and glucuronyltransferase LARGE1 isoform X2 codes for MVCAGYNSTFSLVTVVKSILFYRTKPLHFHLLVDEIAKRTLATLFRTWDLPHVTLTYYKAERWVPKVSWIPNKHYSGVYGLLKLILPDAMREDKVLVFDTDVTVLNDVSLLWRTFENFADDQALGLTENQSHWYIKALSYGQRPWPALGRGFNTGVMLMHLQQLRNRKFTTLWETVTKRVLAHIPETSLADQDIINAVIKEHHSIVYRIECTWNIQLSDHTISDLCYRETGRISIVHWNSPRKQDVYNKHINEFRKLHKVFLEMDGNLLRRRLFGCDKHEAASQYNESSPCREFTRGASMSYRTHPFLLEYEYNLYASVDVALVTQCSVERIPLLEDLSKHWPGTISVALYLTDAEVQNFLEFVRGSIELRKRKNIAYHVVYKDGELYPINYLRNTAMSYVSTPFIFQLDVDFLPQYGLHESLMNYIVKLNISESDRVALIVPAFETERYRFTFPADKDELLKFLKRGVLYTFRYHVWTQGHAATNYSYWRNTMEPYEVSWEPDFEPYIVVSRLAPRYDTRFIGFGWNKVSYLTHLTVLDYKYIVLPDTFIIHRPHAPSLDIGKFRTDSIYRRCLKKLKDDFVEELVSKYGESALSKLKKMTKEDKILKSIGAK; via the exons ATGGTGTGCGCTGGATACAACTCCACGTTTTCTCTGGTGACAGTAGTAAAATCCATTTTATTCTACCGCACTAAACCTTTGCACTTTCACTTGCTCGTTGACGAAATCGCTAAAAGAACTCTGGCGACTCTGTTTCGCACATGGGATTTACCGCATG TGACCCTAACGTATTATAAGGCTGAACGATGGGTGCCAAAGGTGTCCTGGATACCGAACAAGCATTACTCCGGCGTTTACGGTCTACTGAAATTAATTCTGCCTGATGCTATGCGAGAGGATAAGGTGCTTGTATTCGACACGGACGTAACCGTGCTAAATGATGTTAGTTTACTTTGGCGGACATTCGAGAATTTCGCGGACGATCAAGCTCTGGGACTGACAGAGAATCAGAGTCACTGGTACATAAAGGCACTGTCTTACGGTCAGCGGCCATGGCCAGCCTTGGGCAGAGGCTTTAACACCGGCGTGATGCTAATGCACTTGCAGCAACTCCGTAACAGAAAATTTACGACCCTCTGGGAAACAGTTACCAAGCGCGTGCTGGCACACATACCGGAAACTAGTTTAGCTGATCAGGATATTATAAATGCTGTTATCAAAGAGCATCATTCTATCGTGTACAGAATAGAGTGCACGTGGAATATTCAACTAAGCGATCACACGATCAGCGATCTTTGCTATCGTGAAACTGGTCGGATAAGC ATCGTCCATTGGAATTCCCCTCGAAAGCAGGATGTATATAATAAGCATATCAACGAGTTTCGTAAATTACATAAAGTCTTCCTCGAAATGGATGGAAATCTGCTACGCAGACGCTTGTTCGGTTGCGATAAACACGAAGCTGCGTCCCAA TACAACGAATCAAGTCCTTGTCGAGAGTTCACGAGAGGTGCGAGCATGTCGTATCGCACCCATCCGTTCCTTCTCGAATACGAATATAACTTGTACGCATCGGTAGACGTTGCTCTAGTAACTCAGTGTAGCGTGGAAAGAATACCGTTACTGGAAGACCTATCGAAACACTGGCCTGGCACCATAAGCGTTGCGCTATACCTCACCGACGCCGAAGTGCAAAATTTTCTTGAATTCGTCCGTGGCTCCATCGAGCTTCGAAAAAGGAAGAACATCGCGTACCACGTCGTGTACAAAGATGGG GAACTTTATCCGATCAATTATTTGAGAAATACTGCGATGTCTTACGTGTCGACTCCGTTCATTTTTCAATTGGACGTTGATTTTCTACCGCAATACGGTCTGCACGAGAGCCTTATGAACTACATCGTTAAATTAAACATCAGCGAGTCGGACAGAGTAGCTCTGATCGTCCCGGCTTTCGAAACCGAACGTTATAG GTTCACGTTTCCCGCCGACAAGGACGAGCTGTTAAAGTTCTTGAAGCGCGGCGTTCTGTACACCTTCCGGTACCACGTTTGGACGCAGGGTCACGCAGCAACGAATTACAGTTATTGGCGTAACACGATGGAACCGTACGAA GTATCTTGGGAACCAGATTTTGAGCCGTATATTGTGGTCTCGAGATTGGCCCCTCGATACGACACGAGGTTCATCGGTTTCGGGTGGAACAAAGTTTCCTATTTAACACACCTGACGGTATTAGATTACAA GTACATTGTCTTACCGGATACGTTCATTATCCATCGACCTCATGCCCCTAGTCTCGACATCGGCAAGTTCAGAACTGATTCTATTTATAGGAG ATGCTTGAAAAAATTGAAAGACGACTTTGTCGAAGAATTGGTATCGAAGTATGGCGAGAGTGCTTTGTCGAAGTTGAAAAAAATGACCAAAGAAGATAAGATATTGAAGTCCATTGGAGCCAAATAA
- the LOC143346580 gene encoding xylosyl- and glucuronyltransferase LARGE1 isoform X1, whose amino-acid sequence MARSWLGCLFGILVPSAIFYLYLLLNVPSAKIGSFKLDGKSGPLSVDLDKTSFHVGVPILEKLPFETNRIEVKCETIHIAMVCAGYNSTFSLVTVVKSILFYRTKPLHFHLLVDEIAKRTLATLFRTWDLPHVTLTYYKAERWVPKVSWIPNKHYSGVYGLLKLILPDAMREDKVLVFDTDVTVLNDVSLLWRTFENFADDQALGLTENQSHWYIKALSYGQRPWPALGRGFNTGVMLMHLQQLRNRKFTTLWETVTKRVLAHIPETSLADQDIINAVIKEHHSIVYRIECTWNIQLSDHTISDLCYRETGRISIVHWNSPRKQDVYNKHINEFRKLHKVFLEMDGNLLRRRLFGCDKHEAASQYNESSPCREFTRGASMSYRTHPFLLEYEYNLYASVDVALVTQCSVERIPLLEDLSKHWPGTISVALYLTDAEVQNFLEFVRGSIELRKRKNIAYHVVYKDGELYPINYLRNTAMSYVSTPFIFQLDVDFLPQYGLHESLMNYIVKLNISESDRVALIVPAFETERYRFTFPADKDELLKFLKRGVLYTFRYHVWTQGHAATNYSYWRNTMEPYEVSWEPDFEPYIVVSRLAPRYDTRFIGFGWNKVSYLTHLTVLDYKYIVLPDTFIIHRPHAPSLDIGKFRTDSIYRRCLKKLKDDFVEELVSKYGESALSKLKKMTKEDKILKSIGAK is encoded by the exons ATGGCTCGATCATGGCTAGGATGTTTGTTCGGCATTTTAGTACCATCGGCGATCTTTTACTTGTATTTGTTATTGAATG TTCCTTCCGCTAAAATCGGTTCCTTCAAACTCGATGGAAAATCGGGCCCGTTGTCCGTGGACCTAGACAAAACGAGTTTTCACGTGGGAGTGCCTATTCTCGAAAAGCTGCCTTTCGAAACTAATCGTATCGAG GTAAAATGCGAGACTATACACATCGCGATGGTGTGCGCTGGATACAACTCCACGTTTTCTCTGGTGACAGTAGTAAAATCCATTTTATTCTACCGCACTAAACCTTTGCACTTTCACTTGCTCGTTGACGAAATCGCTAAAAGAACTCTGGCGACTCTGTTTCGCACATGGGATTTACCGCATG TGACCCTAACGTATTATAAGGCTGAACGATGGGTGCCAAAGGTGTCCTGGATACCGAACAAGCATTACTCCGGCGTTTACGGTCTACTGAAATTAATTCTGCCTGATGCTATGCGAGAGGATAAGGTGCTTGTATTCGACACGGACGTAACCGTGCTAAATGATGTTAGTTTACTTTGGCGGACATTCGAGAATTTCGCGGACGATCAAGCTCTGGGACTGACAGAGAATCAGAGTCACTGGTACATAAAGGCACTGTCTTACGGTCAGCGGCCATGGCCAGCCTTGGGCAGAGGCTTTAACACCGGCGTGATGCTAATGCACTTGCAGCAACTCCGTAACAGAAAATTTACGACCCTCTGGGAAACAGTTACCAAGCGCGTGCTGGCACACATACCGGAAACTAGTTTAGCTGATCAGGATATTATAAATGCTGTTATCAAAGAGCATCATTCTATCGTGTACAGAATAGAGTGCACGTGGAATATTCAACTAAGCGATCACACGATCAGCGATCTTTGCTATCGTGAAACTGGTCGGATAAGC ATCGTCCATTGGAATTCCCCTCGAAAGCAGGATGTATATAATAAGCATATCAACGAGTTTCGTAAATTACATAAAGTCTTCCTCGAAATGGATGGAAATCTGCTACGCAGACGCTTGTTCGGTTGCGATAAACACGAAGCTGCGTCCCAA TACAACGAATCAAGTCCTTGTCGAGAGTTCACGAGAGGTGCGAGCATGTCGTATCGCACCCATCCGTTCCTTCTCGAATACGAATATAACTTGTACGCATCGGTAGACGTTGCTCTAGTAACTCAGTGTAGCGTGGAAAGAATACCGTTACTGGAAGACCTATCGAAACACTGGCCTGGCACCATAAGCGTTGCGCTATACCTCACCGACGCCGAAGTGCAAAATTTTCTTGAATTCGTCCGTGGCTCCATCGAGCTTCGAAAAAGGAAGAACATCGCGTACCACGTCGTGTACAAAGATGGG GAACTTTATCCGATCAATTATTTGAGAAATACTGCGATGTCTTACGTGTCGACTCCGTTCATTTTTCAATTGGACGTTGATTTTCTACCGCAATACGGTCTGCACGAGAGCCTTATGAACTACATCGTTAAATTAAACATCAGCGAGTCGGACAGAGTAGCTCTGATCGTCCCGGCTTTCGAAACCGAACGTTATAG GTTCACGTTTCCCGCCGACAAGGACGAGCTGTTAAAGTTCTTGAAGCGCGGCGTTCTGTACACCTTCCGGTACCACGTTTGGACGCAGGGTCACGCAGCAACGAATTACAGTTATTGGCGTAACACGATGGAACCGTACGAA GTATCTTGGGAACCAGATTTTGAGCCGTATATTGTGGTCTCGAGATTGGCCCCTCGATACGACACGAGGTTCATCGGTTTCGGGTGGAACAAAGTTTCCTATTTAACACACCTGACGGTATTAGATTACAA GTACATTGTCTTACCGGATACGTTCATTATCCATCGACCTCATGCCCCTAGTCTCGACATCGGCAAGTTCAGAACTGATTCTATTTATAGGAG ATGCTTGAAAAAATTGAAAGACGACTTTGTCGAAGAATTGGTATCGAAGTATGGCGAGAGTGCTTTGTCGAAGTTGAAAAAAATGACCAAAGAAGATAAGATATTGAAGTCCATTGGAGCCAAATAA